One genomic window of Arachis stenosperma cultivar V10309 chromosome 10, arast.V10309.gnm1.PFL2, whole genome shotgun sequence includes the following:
- the LOC130955278 gene encoding beta-adaptin-like protein A — MAPPPAHPQRSPSPSQPSGKSEVTDLRSQLRQLAGSRAPGADDAKRDLFKKVISNMTIGIDVSSLFGEMVMCSATSDIVLKKMCYLYVGNYAKVNPDLALLTINFLQRDCKDDDPMIRGLALRSLCSLRVANLVEYLVGPLGSGLKDNNSYVRTVAVIGVVKLYHISASTCLDADFPATLKHLMLNDPDTQVVANCLSALQEIWTLESTSSEEAAKERETLVSKPVIYYLLNRIKEFSEWAQCLVLELVAKYIPSDNSEIFDIMNLLEDRLQHANGAVVLATSKVFLHLTLSMADVHQQVYERIKAPLLTQVSAGSPEQSYAVLSHLHLLVMRAPYIFSSDYKHFYCQYNEPSYVKKLKLEMLTAVANESNTYDIVTELCEYAANVDIPIARESIRAVGKIALQQYDVNAIVDRLLQFLEMEKDYVTCEALVLVKDLLRKYPQWSQDCIAVVGNISSKNIQEPKAKAALIWMLGEYSQDMTDAPYVLESLVENWDEEHSAEVRLHLLTAVMKCFFKRAPETQKALGAALAAGLADFHQDVHDRALFYYRLLHYKVSVAESVVNPTKQAVSVFADSQSSEIKDRIFDEFNSLSVIYQKPSYMFTDKEHRGTFEFSDELANLSINAEAGDSAVPAQRVEANDNDLLLSITEKEEGRDAASNGSAYSAPSYDGASATSAASQSLADLAFSSTSGSGQAPASSFAIDDLLGLDFSVGAAATPSPPPLSLNPKAVLDPGTFQQKWRQLPLSLSEDFSLSPQGVAALATSNALLRHMQSHSIHCIASGGQSPNFKFFFFAQKAESASIYLVELLINSSSAKSQIKIKADDQSTSQAFSTLFQSALSKFGTA; from the exons ATGGCTCCGCCGCCGGCTCACCCTCAGCGATCTCCCTCTCCCTCCCAACCTTCCGG GAAGAGTGAGGTTACTGATCTAAGATCACAACTCCGGCAACTTGCTGGGAGCCGAGCTCCTGGTGCCGATGATGCAAAGAGGGATCTCTTCAAGAAGGTGATATCCAACATGACCATAGGTATTGACGTCTCCTCTCTGTTCGGCGAGATGGTGATGTGCTCGGCTACTTCGGATATTGTTCTAAAAAAGATGTGCTATTTGTATGTTGGGAACTATGCAAAGGTCAATCCTGATCTAGCTCTTTTGACAATTAATTTTCTGCAAAGAGATTGTAAGGATGATGACCCGATGATTCGGGGACTAGCATTGAGGAGTTTGTGTTCGCTTCGGGTGGCAAACTTGGTGGAATATTTGGTTGGGCCATTAGGGTCTGGATTGAAGGATAATAATAGTTATGTAAGGACTGTGGCAGTTATTGGGGTTGTGAAATTGTATCATATATCAGCTTCCACCTGTTTGGATGCAGATTTTCCAGCAACATTGAAGCATTTGATGCTTAATGATCCAGATACTCAG GTAGTCGCGAATTGTTTGTCTGCTCTACAAGAGATTTGGACCTTAGAGTCAACCTCATCAGAGGAAGCAGCCAAGGAAAGAGAAACTCTGGTTAGCAAGCCAGTTATATATTACCTCCTGAATCG CATTAAGGAGTTTAGTGAATGGGCACAATGTCTTGTGCTTGAATTGGTAGCCAAGTATATCCCGTCAGATAACTCTGAAATATTTGATATCATGAATCTCCTTGAAGACAGACTCCAGCATGCAAATGGTGCTGTTGTGTTAGCAACCAGTAAAGTTTTTCTGCACTTGACTTTGTCAATGGCTGATGTCCATCAGCAG GTTTATGAGCGTATCAAAGCCCCTCTCTTAACTCAAGTTAGCGCAGGAAGTCCAGAACAATCCTATGCAGTTTTAAGCCACCTGCATCTGTTGGTCATGCGTGCACCTTATATATTTTCTTCAGACTACAAGCACTTCTATTGCCAGTATAATGAGCCATCGTATGTCAAAAAGTTGAAGCTTGAAATGCTCACTGCAGTTGCAAATGAAAGTAACACCTATGACATTG TGACGGAATTATGCGAATATGCTGCAAATGTTGACATTCCAATTGCAAGGGAATCAATTCGGGCTGTGGGGAAGATAGCTTTGCAACAATATGATGTTAATGCTATTGTTGATAGGCTTCTACAGTTTCTTGAGATGGAAAAAGACTATGTTACTTGTGAAGCTCTG GTGCTTGTGAAAGATCTGCTAAGAAAATATCCACAATGGAGTCAAGACTGTATTGCTGTTGTTGGGAATATCAGTAGCAAAAATATTCAAGAGCCTAAGGCTAAGGCAGCTCTTATATGGATGTTGGGCGAATATTCTCAGGACATGACTGATGCTCCATATGTATTGGAGAGTTTGGTTGAAAATTGGGACGAGGAACATTCTGCCGAG GTTCGCTTACATCTTCTTACTGCAGTTATGAAGTGTTTCTTTAAGAGAGCTCCTGAAACTCAGAAAGCATTAGGGGCAGCTTTAGCTGCAGGTCTTGCTGATTTTCATCAG GACGTTCACGATAGGGCCTTATTTTACTACAGGCTCCTGCATTACAAGGTATCAGTAGCAGAGAGTGTGGTGAACCCCACCAAGCAAGCAGTTTCAGTGTTTGCTGATTCTCAGAGCAGTGAAATCAAAGATCGCATATTTGATGAATTCAACAGCTTATCTGTTATATATCAAAAG CCTTCGTATATGTTCACTGACAAAGAACACCGAGGGACATTTGAGTTTTCAGATGAACTTGCAAACCTATCAATTAATGCAGAAGCTGGAGATTCTGCTGTTCCAGCTCAGAGAGTGGAGGCAAATGACAATGATCTGCTTCTCAGTATCACGGAAAAAGAGGAAGGTAGAGATGCTGCTAGCAATGGTTCTGCTTATAGTGCTCCTTCCTACGATGGTGCATCTGCTACTTCTGCAGCTTCACAATCGCTTGCAGATTTGGCATTTTCGAGTACCAGCGGAAGTGGCCAAGCTCCGGCATCTAGCTTCGCAATTGATGATCTCCTTGGTTTAGATTTTTCGGTTGGGGCTGCAGCCACACCTTCACCTCCTCCGTTGAGTCTCAACCCAAAAGCTGTACTGGATCCAGGCACATTTCAGCAGAAATGGCGTCAACTACCACTATCCTTATCTGAA GATTTTTCCCTGAGTCCTCAAGGAGTTGCAGCTTTGGCAACTTCCAATGCACTTCTCCGGCACATGCAAAGCCATTCAATACACTGCATCGCATCCGGTGGACAGTCTCCTAACTTcaagttctttttctttgctcaaAAAGCGGAGTCAGCATCAATATATCTGGTTGAGTTATTGATCAACTCATCATCTGCCAAATCTCAGATTAAAATAAAAGCTGATGACCAAAGTACTTCTCAGGCATTCTCAACTTTATTCCAATCAGCATTGTCCAAATTCGGCACTGCTTGA